Proteins encoded within one genomic window of candidate division WOR-3 bacterium:
- a CDS encoding LptF/LptG family permease has protein sequence MKKVYKYVLSNFLRYLFLALLVLIFIYIIINLFDNLGRYLSRNIPFRDILIYYLYLIPSYTVLLIPVATIIGVFFIFGYMTKYREIIALKAQGLDINKLFMVILITGILISLFTFLFQETVMVWAQGRLTRHKTLKIDKRPLPQEVRRHNFFYYGENNWIYYIKDFNPKDSTLKNVTLWQLDPQRRIVKRIDAQQGKFINFWQFNDATVREFDSLDNERITHHPVLVVPELKEKPNDFLRQPKPVEEMNFIELINFVERRMRAGEDVAKENVELNYRFSFPFITLILLLICLPISVVLRRGGVAIGLGISIILAFVYWGFIQSCRAYGYAGLMNPLLAAWLPNIVFIALGIGLFMGMRR, from the coding sequence ATGAAAAAAGTATATAAATATGTCTTAAGCAACTTCCTGCGCTATCTCTTTTTGGCGCTTTTGGTTCTAATTTTTATCTACATCATCATCAACCTTTTCGATAATCTCGGTCGGTATCTATCAAGAAATATTCCTTTCCGTGATATATTGATCTATTATCTTTATCTCATTCCTTCCTATACAGTGCTTTTAATCCCGGTGGCAACAATAATCGGGGTATTTTTTATCTTTGGTTATATGACAAAATACCGCGAAATAATCGCCCTTAAGGCCCAGGGATTGGATATCAATAAACTTTTTATGGTGATCCTTATCACCGGTATTCTCATCTCCCTCTTCACTTTTCTTTTTCAGGAAACGGTGATGGTCTGGGCCCAAGGACGCCTGACCCGACATAAAACTTTGAAGATCGATAAACGCCCGCTTCCCCAAGAGGTGCGGCGTCATAACTTCTTTTATTACGGTGAAAATAACTGGATTTACTATATAAAGGATTTCAATCCTAAAGATTCTACTCTTAAGAATGTCACGCTCTGGCAATTGGATCCCCAAAGGAGGATTGTCAAACGGATCGATGCCCAGCAAGGGAAATTCATCAATTTCTGGCAATTTAATGATGCTACTGTCCGGGAGTTTGATTCGCTGGACAACGAACGGATAACACATCATCCGGTATTAGTGGTGCCAGAGTTAAAGGAAAAGCCCAACGATTTTTTGCGCCAGCCGAAACCAGTGGAAGAGATGAATTTCATTGAGTTAATAAATTTTGTAGAAAGGAGAATGCGCGCGGGTGAAGATGTCGCCAAAGAAAATGTGGAATTGAATTATCGTTTCTCATTTCCGTTCATCACCCTGATCTTATTATTGATCTGTCTGCCAATCTCTGTGGTCTTACGCCGGGGCGGGGTGGCAATTGGTTTGGGTATAAGTATCATCCTGGCTTTCGTTTATTGGGGATTTATCCAGTCTTGTCGTGCCTATGGTTATGCTGGCCTGATGAATCCATTACTTGCTGCCTGGCTCCCCAACATCGTTTTCATCGCCCTGGGCATCGGCTTATTCATGGGCATGCGCCGGTAA